A genomic window from Macaca mulatta isolate MMU2019108-1 chromosome 19, T2T-MMU8v2.0, whole genome shotgun sequence includes:
- the CAPNS1 gene encoding calpain small subunit 1 isoform X2, with protein sequence MFLVNSFLKGGGGGGGAGGGLGGGLGNVLGGLISGAGGGGGGGGGGGGGGGGGGTAMRILGGVISAISEAAAQYNPEPPPPRTHYSNIEANESEEVRQFRRLFAQLAGDDMEVSATELMNILNKVVTRHPDLKTDGFGIDTCRSMVAVMDSDTTGKLGFEEFKYLWNNIKRWQAIYKQFDTDRSGTICSSELPGAFEAAGFHLNEHLYNMIIRRYSDESGNMDFDNFISCLVRLDAMFRAFKSLDKDGTGQIQVNIQEWLQLTMYS encoded by the exons ATGTTCCTGGTTAACTCGTTCTTGaagggcggcggcggcggcggcggggcaGGCGGGGGCCTGGGTGGGGGCCTGGGGAATGTGCTTGGAGGCCTGATCAgcggggccgggggcggcggcggcggtggtggaggcggcggcggaggcggcggtggcggtggaaCTGCCATGCGCATCCTAGGCGGAGTCATCAGCGCCATCAG CGAGGCGGCTGCGCAATACAACCCGGAGCCCCCG CCCCCACGCACACATTACTCCAACATTGAGGCCAACGAGAGTGAGGAGGTCCGGCAGTTCCGGAGACTCTTTGCCCAGCTGGCTGGAGAT GACATGGAGGTCAGCGCCACAGAACTCATGAACATTCTCAATAAGGTTGTGACACGAC ACCCTGATCTGAAGACTGATGGTTTTGGCATTGACACGTGTCGCAGCATGGTGGCCGTGATGGAT AGCGACACCACAGGGAAGCTGGGCTTTGAGGAATTCAAGTACTTGTGGAACAACATCAAAAGGTGGCAG GCCATATACAAACAGTTTGACACTGACCGATCAGGGACCATTTGCAGTAGCGAACTCCCAGGGGCCTTTGAGGCGGCAG GGTTCCACCTGAATGAGCATCTCTATAACATGATCATCCGACGCTACTCAGATGAAAGTGGGAACATGGATTTTGACAACTTCATCAGCTGCTTGGTCAGGCTGGACGCCATGTTCC GTGCCTTCAAATCTCTTGACAAAGATGGCACTGGACAAATCCAGGTGAACATCCAGGAG TGGCTGCAGCTGACTATGTATTCCTGA
- the CAPNS1 gene encoding calpain small subunit 1 isoform X1 — MEVSATELMNILNKVVTRHPDLKTDGFGIDTCRSMVAVMDSDTTGKLGFEEFKYLWNNIKRWQAIYKQFDTDRSGTICSSELPGAFEAAGFHLNEHLYNMIIRRYSDESGNMDFDNFISCLVRLDAMFRAFKSLDKDGTGQIQVNIQEWLQLTMYS, encoded by the exons ATGGAGGTCAGCGCCACAGAACTCATGAACATTCTCAATAAGGTTGTGACACGAC ACCCTGATCTGAAGACTGATGGTTTTGGCATTGACACGTGTCGCAGCATGGTGGCCGTGATGGAT AGCGACACCACAGGGAAGCTGGGCTTTGAGGAATTCAAGTACTTGTGGAACAACATCAAAAGGTGGCAG GCCATATACAAACAGTTTGACACTGACCGATCAGGGACCATTTGCAGTAGCGAACTCCCAGGGGCCTTTGAGGCGGCAG GGTTCCACCTGAATGAGCATCTCTATAACATGATCATCCGACGCTACTCAGATGAAAGTGGGAACATGGATTTTGACAACTTCATCAGCTGCTTGGTCAGGCTGGACGCCATGTTCC GTGCCTTCAAATCTCTTGACAAAGATGGCACTGGACAAATCCAGGTGAACATCCAGGAG TGGCTGCAGCTGACTATGTATTCCTGA
- the COX7A1 gene encoding cytochrome c oxidase subunit 7AH: MQALRVSRALIRSFSSTARNRFQNRVPEKQKLFQEDNDIPLYLKGGFVDNILYRVTMALGLGGSVYSLYCLGWASFPRN; this comes from the exons ATGCAGGCCCTGCGG GTCTCCCGGGCACTGATCCGCTCCTTCAGCTCCACCGCCCGGAACCGCTTCCAGAACCGAGTGCCCGAGAAACAGAAGCTCTTCCAG GAGGACAATGACATCCCGTTGTACCTGAAGGGCGGCTTCGTTGACAACATCCTATACCGAGTGACAATGGCGCTGGGTCTGGGAG GCTCTGTCTACAGCCTGTACTGCCTTGGCTGGGCCTCCTTCCCCAGGAATTAA